The Glandiceps talaboti chromosome 9, keGlaTala1.1, whole genome shotgun sequence genome window below encodes:
- the LOC144440204 gene encoding protein mono-ADP-ribosyltransferase PARP14-like produces MASNRSGTQSLKTGNQGRIAATRSMKRGSQAANSTKPDSSHIPDDKEKNGYQDVNGDGTQRNQIINEGQSLIQQAMCQQVDRNRKDTTSQSVRDQHTENGVTVSQQQTLDSLKGQSSGAGEQRMRGENNAEGTCKGNSKGHDNGKDTAGEKLDAMTIRLLVLSEFAKDVKSAHPSVKMKINENDIIFDGEERDVESVKALMKKRIKDFQRRELDAPDIALYLESEKAEHLLEDVFHSNDIHAVFYTKGAVVNVYAIDETQLDKAVNTLMSTISHLKVPLDTYSAHAAHGSKWDRFAHAIEDECSVQVIMDDKLGEPVLIVVGFKDYLEYAVTEVRNYLETGEVVDYLIETRPAQLRYVLEVKSDELTKITEQGFSFIETIDNGRKCGILIHATRMKMEQTVKQIEQLLGDIRHKTHHIDSPDMSMVFMDNQKEYIKQVEKGTNCRIDVTVSGLTSAHHGNQRHRRGRPKAKAVIVASTHVRDGRNIAVAVGDITGMTVDAIVNAANDTLQHGGGLAKAIVDAGGSIIQDESNQLRRQFGKVRDGQVVSTGAGRLLCRRVIHAVGPRWNVNYKLAEKQREFEISKTKNLLADAVQNSLIEAEKYQCKSIAIPAISAGIFGFPLDLCADVILRSIDKFCKTNPPKHLHSIYLVDNSEDTCFYFQKSLIETIGIDTAKAKPQVEVTKQEVTSESDEDQHQFHQQATNVTDDNSMVCTAEGKMIMLVEGSLANQETDVIVNTIGVGLDLKQAGPVSKAILQQGGAKIQQELDHHRPGFGTITKEGQLIMTSGGALKCKAIYHSLCSSWEGYDCIAEQHLKRIVTGSLHNANKTKMESISFPAIGTGRLGFPVQRVASIMLQQAVAFSKNNPGSTVKDVKFVVYGGDYEAIEAFREAFSKPVQHIQDRNITTSRSICHGDGIRTNRGGESSAKFYKEVPGNQFSTDVNYHMTMGKVRVEIVQGDITKETTDVIVNCTGYHLGYKGGVSRAIVTAGGEKVKQELKGKTKPQKLGSVIITSPGNLKCKHILHLVTDPDNIKDSIHNVLKRADKLSMNSLAVPTIGTGVLGYDPQEMAKQVFKSIEASPTLKTVSLVRIVIYEPTLVQDYQKAMEDFCSPSFRKSITRGLKHMFLDGADMTPVLYKAEGGQTTQHLRDGRQCTYKKTVYLDIYSESDESIDMAIQMTNHFLDENCFKKVGASDKNDQLGIKGTHSGMSRIDLANVSWFYCGDSDQFEEYDRKIAGKIETAYQEMKDDVVFEIRKHIYQVCFRSMTEKDRFDGTEVKVKREYREGAFPIPEDWNQLDTDNEVKLVNLQVSSNTYKQIEEAFLKTIAPRVAQIVKIERVQNIQLYNRYMSNKQKIERKTVHSGAITERVLYHGSSTQDNLEITTNGFRRILEPKHDMAFGKGCYFSVDSNTAADGNACPPDSNGNKCMYQCMVLTGEYTAGKSDMIVPPAIVPNNPTLCYDSVVDDTNAPTIFVVFGEALAYPKYLITFKEDDKTSLSSMQFI; encoded by the exons ATGGCTTCTAACCGTTCCGGAACACAATCCCTTAAAACTGGTAATCAAGGTCGTATCGCCGCTACCAGGTCAATGAAACGGGGGTCACAGGCAGCAAACTCAACCAAACCCG ACAGCTCACATATACCAGATGACAAAGAGAAGAATGGATATCAAGATGTAAATGGAGACGGAACTCAAAGAAATCAAATTATCAATGAAGGCCAATCATTAATACAGCAG GCCATGTGTCAACAAGTGGATAGAAATCGAAAAGACACGACAAGCCAGTCTGTACGTGATCAGCATACAGAGAACGGTGTCACCGTAAGCCAACAACAAACACTTGATTCACTCAAAGGCCAGTCAAGCGGGGCTGGTGAACAACGCATGCGTGGAGAAAACAATGCTGAAGGGACGTGTAAGGGGAATTCAAAAG GACATGACAATGGGAAAGATACGGCTGGAGAGAAACTAGACGCAATGACAATAAGGTTATTAGTTTTGTCAGAGTTTGCCAAGGACGTTAAATCGGCACATCCATCAGTGAAAATGAAGATCAACGAAAACGACATCATATTTGATGGAGAAGAGCGAGACGTAGAATCCGTGAAAGCCTTGATGAAGAAAAGGATAAAAGATTTCCAGAGAAGAGAATTGGACGCACCTGACATCGCTTTATATTTGGAGTCAGAAAAAGCAGAACACTTACTTGAAGACGTCTTTCACAGTAACGACATTCATGCAGTTTTCTATACCAAAGGAGCTGTTGTCAACGTATATGCAATTGACGAGACCCAGCTTGATAAAGCTGTGAATACTTTGATGTCAACTATTTCTCACCTAAAGGTACCTTTAGACACCTATTCTGCACACGCCGCACATGGGTCAAAATGGGATCGGTTTGCGCACGCCATCGAAGATGAATGCTCTGTACAAGTTATCATGGACGATAAATTAGGCGAGCCGGTGCTAATCGTTGTTGGGTTCAAAGATTACTTAGAATATGCAGTCACGGAGGTAAGAAATTATTTAGAGACTGGAGAAGTGGTAGACTATTTGATAGAAACACGGCCAGCCCAGCTGAGATACGTACTTGAAGTTAAAAGCGATGAGCTGACGAAGATTACCGAGCAAGGCTTTTCATTTATTGAGACAATTGATAACGGCAGAAAATGCGGGATTTTGATCCACGCCACCAGAATGAAAATGGAACAAACCGTCAAACAAATTGAACAGCTTCTCGGAGACATTCGTCACAAAACACATCATATTGACAGTCCGGATATGTCAATGGTCTTCATGGACAACCAGAAGGAATACATTAAACAAGTAGAAAAGGGAACTAATTGCCGTATAGATGTTACAGTTTCAGGTTTAACGAGCGCACACCATGGTAATCAAAGACACCGGCGGGGAAGACCCAAAGCTAAGGCAGTGATAGTTGCCTCTACACATGTAAGAGATGGACGAAATATTGCCGTTGCTGTTGGGGACATAACAGGTATGACCGTTGATGCCATCGTCAATGCCGCTAATGATACACTTCAACACGGCGGAGGTCTAGCTAAAGCTATAGTAGATGCAG GTGGTAGCATCATCCAGGACGAGAGTAACCAATTGCGTAGACAGTTCGGTAAAGTACGAGACGGGCAGGTCGTATCGACTGGTGCAGGCAGATTACTTTGCAGGCGAGTCATTCATGCAGTCGGACCACGGTGGAACGTAAACTACAAACTTGCCGAAAAACAACGGGAATTTGAAATCTCAAAAACGAAAAACCTACTCGCTGATGCTGTTCAAAATAGTTTAATTGAAGCAGAAAAATACCAGTGCAAGTCCATTGCTATTCCCGCTATTAGTGCTGGAATTTTCGGATTTCCACTCGATTTGTGCGCTGATGTCATTCTAAGATCTATCGACAAGTTTTGCAAGACAAATCCACCTAAACATTTGCACAGTATTTACCTGGTTGATAACAGCGAGGATACCTGTTTCTATTTCCAAAAGTCGCTGATAGAAACAATTGGAATTGACACAGCCAAAGCTAAACCACAAG tagaAGTCACTAAACAGGAAGTGACGTCAGAGAGTGATGAAGACCAACATCAATTTCATCAACAAGCTACCAACGTGACTGATGACAATAGTATGGTGTGTACCGCTGAAGGAAAAATGATAATGCTCGTAGAGGGCAGTCttgccaatcaagaa ACTGACGTCATCGTTAACACAATTGGTGTGGGCCTTGATTTGAAACAAGCTGGGCCGGTGTCCAAGGCCATACTCCAGCAAGGTGGTGCAAAGATTCAACAGGAGTTGGATCACCACAGACCAGGGTTTGGTACCATAACAAAAGAAGGCCAACTCATAATGACAAGTGGAGGAGCCCTAAAGTGCAAAGCGATATATCATTCCCTATGTAGTTCTTGGGAAGGTTATGATTGCATTGCTGAACAG CATTTGAAGAGGATTGTGACAGGTTCCTTACATAACGCCAACAAGACAAAGATGGAATCTATATCATTTCCAGCCATTGGTACAGGACGGCTCGGATTTCCAGTTCAAAGGGTTGCGAGTATTATGCTACAACAGGCAGTGGCTTTTAGCAAGAACAATCCCGGAAGTACAGTGAAAGATGTCAAATTCGTTGTGTATGGCGGAGACTACGAGGCGATTGAG GCATTCAGAGAGGCGTTTTCAAAACCAGTGCAACATATACAAGACAGGAACATTACCACCAGTAGGAGCATTTGCCATGGAGACGGTATTAGGACAAATAGAGGTGGTGAATCCTCAGCCAAGTTTTACAAAGAAGTTCCAG GCAATCAGTTCAGTACTGATGTTAATTATCATATGACAATGGGAAAGGTTCGTGTTGAAATTGTTCAGGGAGACATCACCAAGGAAACAACAGACGTCATCGTTAACTGCACCGGATATCATCTCGGTTACAAAG GTGGTGTATCTCGTGCTATAGTTACAGCGGGTGGAGAGAAAGTGAAACAAGAATTAAAGGgaaaaa CGAAACCCCAAAAACTTGGCAGTGTGATCATCACTTCCCCTGGCAACCTGAAATGTAAACACATTCTTCATTTGGTAACTGATCCAGATAACATTAAGGATAGTATCCACAATGTCTTAAAAAGAGCTGATAAATTGTCAATGAATTCATTGGCAGTTCCCACAATAGGAACAG GTGTGCTTGGATATGACCCACAAGAAATGGCAAAGCAAGTATTCAAAAGTATAGAAGCATCACCGACATTAAAGACTGTCAGTCTGGTCCGTATTGTCATCTATGAACCTACACTAGTGCAGGACTATCAGAAAGCTATGGAGGATTTCTGTTCACCTTCTTTTAGAAAATCAATCACTAGAGGTCTAA AACACATGTTCTTGGATGGAGCAGACATGACACCAGTCCTGTACAAAGCAGAGGGTGGTCAGACAACACAACATCTCAGGGATGGAAGGCAATGTACTTACAAGAAGACGGTATATCTTGATATATATTCTGAATCGGATGAAAGTATTGACATGGCTATCCAGATGACGAATCACTTTCTCGACGAGAATTGTTTCAAGAAG GTTGGTGCGAGTGATAAAAATGACCAGTTAGGAATAAAGGGAACGCACTCAGGGATGTCACGCATTGACCTGGCCAATGTATCATGGTTTTACTGTGGGGATAGTGATCAGTTTGAAGAATACGACAGGAAGATAGCAGGGAAAATCGAAACAGCATACCAGGAAATGAAAGACGACGTGGTGTTCGAAATTAGgaaacatatttatcaagtttGTTTCAGATCTATGACAGAAAAGGATCGCTTTGATGGAACGGAAGTAAAAGTTAAAAGAGAATATAGAGAAG GTGCCTTTCCAATCCCGGAAGACTGGAATCAGTTGGACACTGACAATGAGGTCAAGCTAGTGAATCTTCAAGTGTCTTCTAATACATATAAACAAATTGAAGAAGCTTTCCTAAAGACAATCGCGCCAAGAGTTGCTCAAATAGTTAAG ATCGAACGCGTACAGAACATACAGCTGTATAACCGGTATATGTCCAATAAGCAGAAGATTGAACGCAAGACTGTCCATAGTGGAGCAATAACGGAGAGGGTTCTCTACCATGGTTCTTCCACACAGGACAATTTAGAGATCACTACCAATGGATTCCGTAGGATATTAGAACCAAAGCATG ATATGGCATTTGGTAAAGGTTGTTACTTTTCCGTTGATTCTAACACTGCAGCAGATGGCAACGCTTGTCCACCTGATTCCAACGGCAACAAATGCATGTACCAATGTATGGTTCTTACAGGGGAATACACAGCTGGAAAGTCGGACATGATTGTACCACCTGCCATAGTACCCAATAATCCCACTCTTTGCTATGACAGTGTTGTTGATGACACTAATGCGCCgactatttttgttgttttcggTGAAGCACTGGCGTATCCCAAATATCTAATTACATTTAAAGAAGATGACAAAACATCATTGTCATCAATGCAGTTTATCTAA